One Vibrio gazogenes genomic region harbors:
- a CDS encoding LysR family transcriptional regulator: protein MNKLLMMKAFTSVVTEGSFHKAADRMNLSPQLVSKYVSQLESDLKTRLLTRTTRKINLTEAGHIYLQRCQQVLLDIEEMESSLTDLQNQVTGTLNISAPMSFGIHHLSEPIAEFQSRYPSVNIQLFLTDQKVNLLEANVDIALRIGNLKNSSLIGRKIAPIRMVTCASPQYLAEHGEPKTAEDLSQHRYLRYSYSEGREITASWGEHSPFSEQNTHLVSNNGDILINAAIRHQGIAIQPTFLTYNAVARGELVVLEQFPLQMMGLYAVYPNRQFLASKIRHFIDFISGYYGELPYWDKPRDSHPSYTTTVEQ, encoded by the coding sequence ATGAATAAACTTCTGATGATGAAGGCGTTTACTTCCGTCGTAACTGAAGGCAGTTTTCATAAAGCCGCTGACCGGATGAACCTATCCCCCCAGCTCGTCAGTAAGTACGTCTCTCAGCTAGAATCCGATCTGAAAACCCGGTTACTGACCCGCACAACCCGCAAAATAAATCTTACGGAAGCCGGCCACATCTACCTGCAACGATGTCAGCAGGTGCTGCTGGATATTGAAGAAATGGAAAGCTCCCTGACCGACCTGCAAAATCAGGTCACGGGAACGCTCAATATCAGTGCACCGATGTCTTTCGGGATTCACCATCTGTCAGAACCGATTGCTGAATTTCAGTCACGCTATCCATCGGTCAACATTCAGCTTTTTCTGACCGATCAAAAAGTCAATTTACTGGAAGCCAATGTTGATATCGCTCTGCGCATCGGCAACCTGAAAAACTCGTCTTTGATCGGACGTAAAATTGCACCGATCCGCATGGTCACCTGTGCTTCACCACAATATCTGGCTGAGCATGGCGAACCGAAGACAGCAGAAGACCTGAGTCAGCACCGATATCTTCGTTATAGCTATTCAGAAGGTAGAGAAATCACTGCATCATGGGGAGAGCATTCACCATTTAGTGAGCAGAATACGCATCTGGTCAGCAATAATGGCGATATTCTGATCAACGCTGCCATACGGCATCAGGGAATTGCGATTCAACCGACATTCCTGACTTACAACGCTGTGGCTCGGGGTGAACTGGTCGTACTCGAGCAGTTCCCTCTCCAGATGATGGGATTATATGCGGTTTATCCAAATCGCCAGTTTCTGGCCAGCAAAATTCGTCATTTCATTGATTTTATCAGTGGTTACTATGGCGAACTGCCCTACTGGGACAAACCGCGTGACAGTCATCCGTCATACACGACCACGGTTGAACAGTGA